AGCACTTTTTGCTGCATTTTTCTGCAAAAATACTTGCACGTTATTGATATTTTGCGTATCTTTGCAACGTGAAAAGAAAAGTATCGGCTTTGAGCCGACAAAGATATTTTTTTTGATTTGTTTTAGTAGATTAGTTTTTAAGTAGTTTGTTTTTTGGAAATCGGTTGTCGTGAGACATCCGATTTTTTTTGTGCCCTTTTCTTTCGTTTTCCTTTGTGTTTTCCGCAAAAAGTATTAACTTTGCAGCATGAGAAATATTGATTGGAAAAAAATGCTGGTCTTCCTGATCGTGATAGGTGGACTGATATATATAACTAAGGTTGCATTGGGAATGACTTCTCTGAATTCTTTCCTTGCTACTTTGGGTGTGTTGTTGATTCTTTTTGTGGGGGATAATTTCGCCCAGCAAATAGATGATAAGCGTAAGCGCCGTAAACTGCAAGAGAATGATGAGGACGAGTAGCCCGGGACTGGCTCTTGCGTGAATTTTGATCAAATAACATAGAAATAATCAAGGGTGGAAAAGTTAATAGAACTCTATAAGCAATGGAAGGGTGAAGAACCTGCCAACGTGATTAAGTTGGCTGGACAGGGGAGTAATCGCCAGTATTTCCGTATTACCCAGCAAAGTGGTGAAACGGTGGTGGGCGTCATCGGTACCAGCCGTGACGAGGATCATGCGTTTGTGTATCTGGCTAATCATTTCAATCTCAGGCAATTGCCTGTGCCGAAAATCTTAGCTGTCAGCGATGATGAACTCCGATATATTCAGACAGACCTGGGTAGTGTGTCTCTTTTTGATGCCATCAAGGGTGGTAGAGATGCGGGTGGCAGATATAATCAGAAGGAAAAGGATCTTCTGATCAAGACCATTCGTGAATTGCCTAACATCCAATTGCGTGGGGCACGTGGACTGGAGTGGGAGAATTGTTATCCGCAGCCGGAATTTGATGTGGATAGTGTGCTCTTCGACCTGAATTATTTCAAGTATTGTTTTCTGAAACCTACGGATCTGGATTTCCATGAACTGAAACTGGAAGCTAACTTCCGACTTTTTGCCAAGGATCTGACTTCTGAACCGATGAACTGTTTCCTCTATCGTGACTTCCAGGCGAGAAATATCATGCTTGACAAAGAAGGAAATCCATACTTTATTGATTTCCAGGGTGGCCGTAAGGGACCGTTCTATTATGATTTGGCTTCTTTCCTGTGGCAGGCTTCTGCTCAATATTCATTCAAGTTGAGACGGGAACTGGTATGGGAATACTATCAGTCGCTCAAGAATTATACGGAAGTTCCATCTGTCCGTCATTTCGTCAATCGCCTAAGTCTCTTCGTGCTCTTCCGTACCCTTCAGGTATTGGGCGCATACGGTTTCAGGGGATATTTCGAACGCAAGAAGCATTTCTTAGAAAGCATACCTCCTGCCATCCAGAATCTGCGTGATCTCCTGAAGATGGGGGAAAAGGTGTTCCCTTATCCTTATATGATGGATATGTTGCGCCGACTGACCGAATTGCCGCAGTTTGCCCGTATCGAAAGTGCGGCAGTCAACCGTGCTGACGGATATAAGACAACGGACAACAATATCTATATTTCGCATCCACAGGATGGTCCGGCTACTTTCTCCAAGTATGACGGCAAGGGGCCGCTGGTGGTCAGGGTTTTCAGTTTCTCTTTCAAAAAAGGTATTCCAGAGGATCCTTCTGGCAATGGAGGCGGTTATGTCTTCGACTGTCGCAGCACGCACAATCCGGGCAGATATGAACCTTATAAGAAGTTGACAGGACTGGACGAGCCTGTGATCCGATTCTTAGAGGATGATGGGGAAATCCTGAAGTTCCTGGAGCATGTCTATGCGCTTGCCGATCATCATGTGAATCGCTACATTCAGCGTGGTTTTACCTCTCTGATGTTCTGCTTCGGTTGTACAGGTGGTCAGCATCGCAGCGTTTATTCTGCCCAGCATCTTGCCGAGCATATCCATGAAAAGTTTGGTGTGGAGGTAAGAATCTGCCATCGTGAACAGAAGATTGAGCAGGTTTTGCCTGCAAAACAATAATATTTGGCGTGCAAATTTGGCTATATCGCAAAAAGTTAGTAAATTTGCACGCACATTAAACGATAGCTATTTGGCAATGATGCAAGCAATGATATTCGCAGCAGGTTTGGGCACTCGCCTGAAGCCTCTTACCGACCGTATTCCGAAGGCCTTGGTAAGGGTGGGGGGAGAACCTTTGCTCAAACGTGTCATCTTTCAACTGAAGGATGCAGGTTTCACTCGCATTGTAGTGAACGTGCATCATTTTTCAAATCAAATTACAGATTATCTCAAGGAGAATGACAATTTCGGCATGGACATCCGCATCAGCGATGAAACGGATAAGTTGCTCGAAACGGGTGGAGGTATCCGGAAAGCCTGGCCTCTCTTTGATTCTCATGAGCCTGTTCTGATACATAATGTGGACATTCTCAGTAATGTGGATCTGAAGAAGTTCTATCAGATGGAGACTCAGGATTTATTGGAAACTTCGGTTTCTGATGCTGAGGAACCTCCATTGGCAGCCCGACTCTTGGTAAGTGAACGCAAGACCAAGCGCTATCTTCTCTTTGATGATACGATGAGACTGGTGGGTTGGACGAATATTGAAACGGGTGAGGTGA
This is a stretch of genomic DNA from Segatella hominis. It encodes these proteins:
- a CDS encoding nucleotidyltransferase family protein, encoding MMQAMIFAAGLGTRLKPLTDRIPKALVRVGGEPLLKRVIFQLKDAGFTRIVVNVHHFSNQITDYLKENDNFGMDIRISDETDKLLETGGGIRKAWPLFDSHEPVLIHNVDILSNVDLKKFYQMETQDLLETSVSDAEEPPLAARLLVSERKTKRYLLFDDTMRLVGWTNIETGEVKSPYQHLDPKKYKKYAFSGIHMVAPTIFPLMEEEPDKFPIMDFYLRNCDKVRIEGYVKNDLKLMDVGKQETLKEAEEFLKELK
- a CDS encoding phosphotransferase, producing MEKLIELYKQWKGEEPANVIKLAGQGSNRQYFRITQQSGETVVGVIGTSRDEDHAFVYLANHFNLRQLPVPKILAVSDDELRYIQTDLGSVSLFDAIKGGRDAGGRYNQKEKDLLIKTIRELPNIQLRGARGLEWENCYPQPEFDVDSVLFDLNYFKYCFLKPTDLDFHELKLEANFRLFAKDLTSEPMNCFLYRDFQARNIMLDKEGNPYFIDFQGGRKGPFYYDLASFLWQASAQYSFKLRRELVWEYYQSLKNYTEVPSVRHFVNRLSLFVLFRTLQVLGAYGFRGYFERKKHFLESIPPAIQNLRDLLKMGEKVFPYPYMMDMLRRLTELPQFARIESAAVNRADGYKTTDNNIYISHPQDGPATFSKYDGKGPLVVRVFSFSFKKGIPEDPSGNGGGYVFDCRSTHNPGRYEPYKKLTGLDEPVIRFLEDDGEILKFLEHVYALADHHVNRYIQRGFTSLMFCFGCTGGQHRSVYSAQHLAEHIHEKFGVEVRICHREQKIEQVLPAKQ
- a CDS encoding transporter — protein: MRNIDWKKMLVFLIVIGGLIYITKVALGMTSLNSFLATLGVLLILFVGDNFAQQIDDKRKRRKLQENDEDE